The following are from one region of the Cyanobacteriota bacterium genome:
- the folB gene encoding dihydroneopterin aldolase — protein sequence MAENDRIELTGIRCYGYTGALPEEQVLGQWFDVSLSLWLDLTAVGRSDNLDDTLDYRQVIAIVRDLVCHQKFATIERLATAIAEATLILQSREPFVEQVQVRLTKLTPPIPDFAGQVTVEITRKR from the coding sequence ATGGCTGAGAACGATCGCATTGAGTTGACAGGTATCCGCTGCTATGGCTACACGGGAGCACTGCCAGAGGAGCAGGTATTAGGTCAATGGTTTGATGTGTCCTTGTCCCTATGGTTAGATTTGACAGCGGTAGGTCGAAGCGACAACCTTGACGACACTCTGGACTATCGACAGGTTATTGCGATTGTGCGTGATTTGGTCTGCCATCAAAAATTTGCAACAATTGAACGCTTAGCTACAGCGATCGCAGAAGCAACTCTGATATTGCAGTCAAGAGAGCCGTTTGTAGAACAGGTGCAGGTGCGGCTGACCAAGCTAACCCCGCCTATTCCTGACTTTGCTGGACAGGTGACCGTGGAAATTACGAGAAAACGGTGA